One genomic segment of Hymenobacter psoromatis includes these proteins:
- the leuB gene encoding 3-isopropylmalate dehydrogenase, producing the protein MVIKKIALLPGDGIGPEVCRQAVKVLDAVAERFGHRFEFTSHLVGACAIDATGDPLPPETLAACRAADAVLFGAIGDPKYDNDPAAKVRPEQGLLRMRKELGLFANIRPVTAYKALLKHSPLKAERIEGTDLVIFRELTGGIYFGERGRTADGSAYDTCTYSRPEIERIAHLAFQSAAGRRQHLTLVDKANVLETSRLWREVVREIAPQYPAVTVDYLFVDNAAMQLITDPKQFDVVLTENMFGDILSDEASVIAGSMGLLPSASVGAAVAVFEPIHGSYPQARGKGIANPLAAILSAAMLLNHLGLTAEADLVREAVDEALNNQILTPELNATAPYTTEQVGSYVAFWIADSNEQQWNAHNIAVGVSTII; encoded by the coding sequence ATGGTAATCAAGAAAATAGCTTTGCTGCCGGGCGACGGTATTGGGCCAGAGGTGTGTCGGCAGGCTGTAAAGGTGCTCGATGCCGTGGCCGAGCGCTTTGGGCACCGTTTCGAGTTTACCTCGCACCTGGTGGGGGCCTGCGCCATTGATGCCACCGGCGACCCCCTACCCCCCGAAACGCTGGCCGCCTGCCGCGCCGCCGATGCGGTGCTGTTCGGGGCCATCGGCGACCCGAAGTATGACAACGACCCAGCCGCTAAGGTTCGCCCCGAGCAGGGCCTGCTGCGGATGCGCAAGGAGTTGGGCTTGTTTGCTAATATTCGGCCCGTAACGGCTTATAAAGCCCTACTAAAGCACTCGCCGCTGAAAGCCGAACGCATTGAAGGCACCGATTTAGTGATTTTTCGGGAGCTGACGGGCGGCATCTACTTCGGCGAGAGGGGCCGCACGGCCGACGGCTCGGCCTACGATACCTGCACTTACTCGCGCCCCGAGATTGAGCGCATCGCGCACCTGGCGTTTCAGTCGGCCGCCGGCCGCCGCCAGCACCTGACGCTGGTGGACAAGGCTAACGTACTGGAAACCTCACGCTTGTGGCGCGAGGTGGTGCGCGAAATCGCCCCGCAGTACCCCGCCGTGACGGTGGACTACCTGTTTGTGGACAACGCCGCGATGCAGCTCATCACCGACCCCAAGCAGTTCGACGTGGTGCTGACGGAGAATATGTTCGGTGACATTCTCTCGGATGAAGCATCGGTCATTGCCGGGTCGATGGGGCTGTTGCCCTCGGCTTCGGTGGGCGCGGCGGTGGCGGTGTTTGAGCCCATTCACGGCTCCTACCCCCAGGCCAGGGGGAAGGGCATTGCCAACCCGCTGGCGGCTATTCTGTCGGCGGCCATGCTGCTCAACCACCTGGGTCTCACGGCCGAAGCCGACCTGGTGCGCGAGGCGGTGGACGAGGCGTTGAACAATCAAATTCTGACTCCCGAGCTGAACGCCACGGCTCCTTATACCACTGAGCAAGTGGGTAGTTACGTAGCCTTCTGGATTGCGGACTCCAATGAGCAGCAGTGGAACGCCCACAACATTGCGGTGGGCGTGAGCACGATTATTTAA
- the leuD gene encoding 3-isopropylmalate dehydratase small subunit, with protein sequence MDKFQTLHTTGVPLPLENVDTDQIIPARFLKATTRAGFGENLFCDWRYNADGSPKPEFVLNDPRYAGQVLVAGKNFGCGSSREHAAWALYDAGFRAVVSSYFADIFRGNALNTGLLPLQVSDDVLHRLLVAIETNPQLELAVDLPSQTLAVPAWGETFSFAIDAYKKECLLNGYDDIDFLVNQKSAIAAFEKQRAWTW encoded by the coding sequence ATGGATAAATTCCAAACCCTGCATACCACTGGCGTGCCGCTGCCGCTCGAAAACGTTGATACCGACCAGATTATCCCGGCCCGGTTTCTAAAGGCAACGACGCGGGCGGGCTTCGGCGAAAACCTGTTTTGCGACTGGCGCTACAACGCCGACGGCTCGCCCAAGCCGGAGTTCGTGCTGAACGACCCGCGCTATGCCGGGCAGGTGCTGGTAGCGGGCAAGAACTTTGGCTGCGGCAGCAGCCGCGAGCACGCCGCCTGGGCGCTGTACGACGCGGGTTTTCGGGCGGTAGTTTCGAGCTACTTCGCCGATATTTTTCGGGGCAATGCCCTGAATACCGGTCTCCTACCCCTGCAAGTGAGCGACGACGTGCTACACCGTCTGTTAGTCGCTATCGAAACCAACCCGCAGTTGGAATTAGCCGTCGATTTGCCTTCCCAAACGTTGGCGGTGCCAGCCTGGGGCGAAACCTTCAGCTTCGCCATTGATGCTTATAAGAAGGAGTGCCTGCTGAACGGCTACGACGATATTGACTTTTTAGTGAATCAGAAATCGGCCATCGCGGCCTTTGAAAAACAACGCGCCTGGACATGGTAA
- the ilvD gene encoding dihydroxy-acid dehydratase produces the protein MPLNKFSRIYTQDDSLPASQAMLIGAGLSDADLRKPFVGICSTGFEGNTCNMHLNGLADEVKRGVAAQGLVGLRFNTIGVSDGITNGNAGMRYSLVSREIIADSIEAMAGAHYYDALACVVGCDKNMPGALIAMARLNRPSLMVYGGTIRGGEFKGQQLNIVSCFEAYGKKVNGQISEEDYQGIIHNACPGPGACGGMYTANTLASAIETLGMSVPASSSLPAESPAKMQECLDTGAYLRHLLELDLKPRDILTRAAFENAMVMITVLGGSTNAVLHLIAIAHAAGVRLTMDDFQAVSNRVPVLADLKPSGRYLMEDLSKIGGIPAVQRTLLDHGLLNGDLLTVTGRTLAENLADVRPLGAEQDLLRPLSNPIKADGHIQMLYGNLAPKGGVAKITGKEGLRFEGPAIVFNSEEELNQGIIDHKIKAGQVVVIRYVGPKGGPGMPEMLKPTSAIMGAGLGDKVALITDGRFSGGTHGFVIGHICPEAYDGGGLALVEDGDWIVLDASANTIDVQLPDEELAARRAAWRRPPLPVRQGVLLKYIRSVSDASHGCITDLLEEDYVSEPALSPAHR, from the coding sequence ATGCCCCTTAATAAATTCAGCCGCATCTATACCCAGGACGACAGTTTGCCCGCCTCGCAGGCCATGCTGATTGGCGCGGGGCTGTCGGACGCGGACTTGCGCAAGCCGTTCGTGGGCATCTGCTCCACGGGCTTCGAGGGCAACACCTGCAACATGCACCTCAACGGCCTGGCCGATGAGGTGAAGCGCGGCGTGGCGGCCCAGGGCCTGGTAGGGCTGCGCTTCAACACGATTGGCGTGAGCGATGGCATTACGAACGGCAACGCGGGGATGCGCTACTCGCTGGTGTCCAGGGAGATAATTGCCGACTCGATTGAGGCGATGGCGGGCGCGCACTACTACGACGCGCTGGCTTGCGTGGTGGGCTGCGATAAGAATATGCCCGGCGCGCTCATCGCAATGGCGCGGCTCAACCGGCCGTCGCTCATGGTGTATGGCGGCACCATTCGGGGCGGTGAGTTTAAGGGGCAGCAGCTCAATATTGTGTCGTGCTTTGAAGCATATGGAAAGAAAGTGAACGGGCAGATTTCGGAGGAAGACTACCAGGGCATCATCCACAATGCCTGCCCTGGGCCGGGCGCGTGCGGCGGCATGTACACCGCTAACACGCTGGCTTCGGCCATCGAAACGCTGGGCATGAGCGTGCCGGCCTCGTCGTCCTTGCCCGCCGAAAGCCCGGCTAAAATGCAGGAATGCCTCGACACCGGGGCCTACCTGCGCCACCTGCTGGAGCTGGACCTCAAGCCCCGCGACATCCTGACCCGCGCGGCATTCGAGAACGCGATGGTAATGATAACGGTGCTCGGCGGCTCCACCAATGCCGTGCTGCACCTCATCGCCATTGCTCACGCGGCCGGCGTGCGGCTGACGATGGACGACTTCCAAGCCGTGAGCAACCGCGTGCCGGTACTAGCCGACCTCAAGCCCAGCGGCCGGTATCTGATGGAGGATTTGTCGAAAATCGGCGGTATCCCCGCTGTGCAGCGCACGTTGCTCGACCACGGCTTATTGAATGGCGACCTGCTGACCGTGACCGGCCGCACCCTGGCCGAAAACCTGGCCGACGTGCGCCCCCTGGGCGCGGAGCAGGATTTATTGCGTCCGCTCAGCAATCCCATCAAGGCCGATGGGCACATTCAGATGCTTTATGGCAACCTCGCCCCCAAGGGGGGGGTAGCAAAAATTACGGGTAAGGAAGGACTACGGTTTGAAGGCCCGGCCATCGTTTTCAACTCGGAAGAAGAGTTGAACCAGGGCATTATCGACCACAAAATTAAGGCCGGGCAGGTGGTCGTGATTCGCTACGTGGGGCCGAAGGGCGGGCCGGGAATGCCCGAAATGCTCAAGCCAACTTCAGCCATCATGGGCGCGGGCTTGGGCGATAAAGTGGCCCTGATAACGGACGGCCGCTTTTCGGGCGGCACCCACGGTTTCGTCATCGGCCACATCTGCCCCGAAGCCTACGACGGCGGCGGCCTGGCTTTAGTAGAAGATGGCGACTGGATAGTGCTGGATGCCAGCGCCAACACCATCGATGTGCAACTGCCGGACGAGGAGCTGGCCGCCCGCCGCGCCGCCTGGCGGCGGCCGCCGCTGCCCGTGCGCCAGGGCGTGCTGCTCAAGTACATCCGCAGCGTGAGCGACGCCAGCCACGGATGCATAACTGACTTATTAGAAGAAGATTATGTTTCAGAACCAGCTCTCAGCCCAGCCCACCGCTAG
- the leuC gene encoding 3-isopropylmalate dehydratase large subunit yields the protein MSRTLFDKIWDAHVVCSVEGLDVVYIDRHLIHEVTSPQAFDELAARDLPLFRPRQIIATADHNVPTLHQDQPIAEPLSRSQVDKLTENCAKYGIELYGLGHARQGIVHVIGPELGLTLPGTTIVCGDSHTSTHGAFGAVAFGIGTSQVAQVMASQCLLLSRPQRMRIAVEGELGPGVTAKDLILYVIAQLGTGGATGHFVEYAGSAIRALSMEGRMTVCNMSIEMGARGGLIAPDATTFAYVAGRPFAPKEAAWDAALAYWQMLFSDDSAEFDVEHTFDAQAITPMITYGTNPGMGIPLTGRVPSEVPASEAESFDKSLKYMGFERGESLLGKQIDYVFIGSCTNSRIEDLRAVAAYVRGKHKAGHVKAIIVPGSKQVEQQAIAEGIDQVLAAAGFELREPGCSACLAMNEDKIPAGKYCVATSNRNFEGRQGPGSRTLLASPLVAAITAVQGRIVDITKYLN from the coding sequence ATGTCCCGCACGCTATTCGATAAAATCTGGGATGCCCACGTAGTCTGCTCCGTAGAAGGGCTGGATGTGGTTTATATTGACCGTCATTTAATTCACGAAGTCACTAGTCCTCAGGCATTTGACGAGTTAGCGGCCCGCGACCTGCCGCTGTTCCGGCCGCGCCAGATTATTGCCACCGCCGACCACAACGTGCCGACGCTGCACCAAGACCAGCCCATCGCGGAGCCGCTGTCGCGCTCGCAGGTGGATAAGCTGACCGAGAACTGCGCGAAATACGGGATTGAGTTGTACGGCTTGGGGCACGCGCGCCAGGGCATTGTGCACGTGATTGGGCCGGAGCTGGGGCTGACGCTGCCGGGCACCACCATCGTGTGCGGCGACAGCCACACCAGCACCCACGGCGCGTTTGGGGCGGTAGCCTTCGGCATCGGCACCAGCCAGGTGGCGCAGGTAATGGCCTCGCAGTGCCTGCTGCTGAGCCGGCCCCAACGGATGCGCATCGCGGTGGAAGGCGAGTTGGGGCCGGGCGTGACCGCTAAAGACCTGATTCTCTACGTTATCGCACAGCTTGGCACGGGCGGGGCCACCGGGCATTTCGTGGAGTACGCGGGCAGCGCCATCCGCGCCCTGAGCATGGAAGGCCGCATGACGGTCTGCAACATGAGCATTGAGATGGGCGCGCGCGGCGGCCTTATCGCTCCCGATGCTACCACGTTTGCCTACGTAGCGGGCCGGCCGTTTGCACCAAAAGAGGCGGCTTGGGACGCGGCGCTGGCCTACTGGCAGATGCTATTTTCGGACGACAGCGCCGAATTTGACGTGGAGCATACGTTTGATGCCCAGGCTATTACGCCGATGATTACTTACGGCACCAACCCCGGCATGGGAATTCCGCTCACCGGCCGCGTGCCGAGCGAGGTACCGGCCAGCGAAGCCGAAAGCTTCGATAAATCTCTGAAATACATGGGCTTCGAGCGGGGCGAGTCGTTGCTGGGCAAGCAGATTGACTACGTATTCATCGGCAGCTGCACCAATTCGCGCATTGAGGACCTGCGCGCCGTGGCCGCCTACGTGCGCGGCAAGCACAAGGCCGGGCATGTGAAAGCCATCATCGTCCCCGGCTCCAAACAAGTGGAGCAGCAGGCTATTGCCGAAGGCATTGACCAGGTGCTCGCCGCCGCCGGCTTTGAGCTGCGCGAGCCCGGATGCAGCGCCTGCCTGGCCATGAATGAGGACAAAATACCCGCCGGCAAGTATTGCGTGGCGACTTCCAACCGCAACTTCGAGGGGCGGCAGGGGCCGGGCTCGCGCACGCTGCTGGCCTCGCCGCTGGTGGCGGCCATCACGGCGGTGCAGGGACGGATAGTGGATATTACGAAGTACTTGAATTAG